The nucleotide window TGGAGTGGGCTTAGGCTTATTGACCGTACTTATAAGGAGATTTGGCTCTTTGCCGGAAGGTGTGGCTTTTTCTATCTTGATTATGAATGCCTTCACCCCTCTGATTGATAAATATACAAAAAGGAAACCATTTGGTTTCCAGAAGAAGGAAGCTGCGTAGAGAGATGTTTGATAAATTTAAAAAAACAAAAATATATCCCATAATTTTACTGACAGTAGTGGTTTTGGTTTCAGTTACCTTATTGATGTTTTTAGGCAATATTACATCGGCAGTGGTGGAAGAAAGAAAAAAAGCGGAAATTGTAGAAATGTTGAAGCAGATTTACCCTGAAATGTCTGATTTCAGCCTGGAAAATGATATATATACGGTACTGGAAGGCCAGGAGGAAATAGGACATGCTTTTTTAGCTGAGGGCAATGGTTACGGAGGAGTAATCAGCATAATTGTAGGCCTGGATAAGGATTTGGCAGTTAAGGATATAAGCATAGTGAGCCAGACAGAAACGCCTGGATTGGGCAGCATGATAACTGAAGATTCTTTTACACAACAGTTTATCGGACTGTCTGCACAGGAAATAGAGCTGTCTTCTTCGGGCGGCAAGATTGACTCCATTTCCGGAGCCACTATAAGCTCAGAAGCAGTTACTTCTGCTGTCAGGCAGGCAATGGAAGAAAAGATAAAGTCTATTAAGTAAGGATAAACGGTAATGAATGATGAATTAAACGGCTGCAGCAGCTGCGGAAAATGTATTCCTGTAAGCAGGGGAGGGTCCAAGTTCTGGAAAGAGCTGGTAAAAGGCATAATACTCTCCAACCCTGTGTTTGTGCTGGCTTTGGGCTTGTGCCCTACGCTGGCGGTAACCGGTTCCATTGATAATGCCCTGGGTATGGGGGCTGGCGTCATATTTGTATTACTGGGGGCCAATATCATAATATCTTTGCTTAGAAATGCTATCCCGGATTTGGTCAGGATACCGGTATTTATTGTTATTATTGCTACCTTTGTTACAATTTTAAGCTTATTGTTTGAGGCTTATATCCCTCCACTTTATGAATCACTGGGCATTTACCTATCCCTTATTGTGGTAAACTGCATAATTTTAGGAAGAGCTGAGGTTTTTGCCTCCAAAAACGGTATAGTGCTATCGA belongs to Actinomycetota bacterium and includes:
- a CDS encoding FMN-binding protein — its product is MVSRRRKLRREMFDKFKKTKIYPIILLTVVVLVSVTLLMFLGNITSAVVEERKKAEIVEMLKQIYPEMSDFSLENDIYTVLEGQEEIGHAFLAEGNGYGGVISIIVGLDKDLAVKDISIVSQTETPGLGSMITEDSFTQQFIGLSAQEIELSSSGGKIDSISGATISSEAVTSAVRQAMEEKIKSIK
- a CDS encoding electron transport complex subunit E, which encodes MNDELNGCSSCGKCIPVSRGGSKFWKELVKGIILSNPVFVLALGLCPTLAVTGSIDNALGMGAGVIFVLLGANIIISLLRNAIPDLVRIPVFIVIIATFVTILSLLFEAYIPPLYESLGIYLSLIVVNCIILGRAEVFASKNGIVLSIADAIGIGLGFTLALVLIALFREILGTGSLSVFGFQLPRIPVLYTNPLGFFVSAPGAFLVIGVLLAVFRWIGVLDNE